A portion of the Syntrophus gentianae genome contains these proteins:
- a CDS encoding PilW family protein, whose amino-acid sequence MGNATKDMLKEFHGDRKGIRGFTLIELLVSLVIGLVVLYGLYDLFTFQQKTYSVQERVVEMQQSARAAMDMMETELCMAGYNPANLSSTGITSASANSITFKQDLDGNGNVTGTNENITYSYDSGSMRITRNAGSGAVSLAENVEALNFSYYDANGATTATPANIKKIKIAMRSRTSRQDPAYGTNNGYRTFMLSCFVIPRNLDY is encoded by the coding sequence ATGGGGAATGCAACAAAGGATATGTTGAAAGAATTTCATGGCGATCGGAAAGGGATAAGAGGTTTTACGCTGATTGAATTGCTCGTTTCCCTGGTCATCGGCTTGGTTGTCCTTTATGGACTTTACGATCTCTTTACGTTTCAGCAAAAGACCTACAGCGTCCAGGAGCGGGTTGTTGAAATGCAGCAGAGCGCACGTGCCGCCATGGATATGATGGAAACAGAACTCTGCATGGCTGGTTATAATCCGGCAAACTTGTCTTCCACCGGCATAACAAGCGCTTCCGCCAATTCCATCACCTTCAAACAGGACCTGGATGGAAACGGAAACGTTACTGGAACTAATGAAAACATTACTTACAGCTATGATTCCGGTAGCATGCGGATTACCCGAAACGCAGGGAGTGGGGCAGTCTCTTTAGCGGAAAATGTCGAGGCCTTGAATTTTTCCTATTATGATGCCAATGGGGCGACAACGGCAACCCCTGCCAATATAAAAAAAATTAAAATAGCAATGCGCAGCCGCACCTCCCGCCAAGATCCGGCTTACGGGACAAATAACGGTTATCGAACCTTTATGTTGAGTTGTTTCGTAATTCCCCGAAATCTTGACTATTAA
- a CDS encoding type IV pilus modification PilV family protein, producing MPSSIINKRGFTLIEIMVAMFFLLTALLGLLSLTTSVVKGNAFSKMTTMANTLAKSKIEELKGYNYDDLSAGSVIDYATTSGAVSSTQTGTFYTRTYTVVDDSPAVNMKNVTVQVGWSMNGTSHNVSTSTIVSR from the coding sequence ATGCCATCGTCGATTATCAATAAACGCGGATTTACCCTGATCGAAATCATGGTTGCAATGTTTTTTCTGTTGACGGCCCTGCTTGGATTGCTCTCTTTAACCACTTCAGTCGTGAAGGGAAATGCTTTCAGTAAGATGACAACCATGGCGAATACCCTGGCAAAAAGCAAGATAGAAGAATTGAAAGGTTATAATTACGACGACCTTTCCGCCGGCAGTGTGATCGATTACGCGACGACGAGCGGTGCCGTCAGTTCAACGCAGACGGGCACATTCTATACGAGAACCTATACCGTCGTCGATGATTCACCGGCGGTGAACATGAAAAACGTCACAGTGCAGGTCGGTTGGTCAATGAACGGAACAAGTCACAACGTGTCAACTTCAACGATTGTCAGTCGCTGA
- a CDS encoding VOC family protein produces MISRIDHVSIAVRDQKKAEHFFRDLLGAVACVGSMGPPEMRYFWQLFSLGDLSRLEIISPTGRGSFLDGFLKNKEEGGVHHITLQTPDLHKTMKHLEEKGIPFFGHNEYYGTIWKEIFIHPRHAFGVLIQIAEFDPRDWLSEAVKLPEETKWQVEKTDIGATLVFSHPGGGKFRLDLDRNELKELMEEIEKAASLKPNP; encoded by the coding sequence TTGATTTCACGGATCGACCATGTATCCATTGCGGTAAGAGACCAGAAGAAAGCGGAACATTTTTTCCGGGATCTCCTGGGAGCGGTTGCCTGCGTCGGCTCAATGGGCCCCCCCGAGATGAGATACTTCTGGCAGCTGTTTTCCCTGGGAGACTTATCCCGTTTGGAGATTATCTCCCCTACAGGAAGGGGGAGTTTTCTCGATGGTTTTCTGAAGAACAAGGAAGAAGGAGGGGTTCACCATATCACCCTCCAGACGCCGGATCTCCATAAAACCATGAAACACCTGGAGGAAAAAGGCATTCCCTTCTTTGGTCACAACGAGTATTATGGAACGATATGGAAGGAGATCTTCATCCATCCCCGCCATGCCTTCGGCGTCCTGATCCAGATTGCCGAATTTGATCCCAGGGACTGGCTTTCCGAAGCGGTAAAACTCCCCGAGGAAACGAAGTGGCAGGTGGAGAAAACGGACATCGGTGCAACCCTTGTCTTTTCCCATCCCGGGGGCGGAAAATTCAGACTGGACTTGGATCGGAACGAGCTCAAAGAGCTGATGGAAGAGATCGAAAAGGCGGCTTCCTTAAAACCAAACCCTTAA
- a CDS encoding prepilin-type N-terminal cleavage/methylation domain-containing protein — protein MTRCPEKGFSLIEVVVVIALMAIIAAFAAPNFMNMMVQRRLNGAARQIMSELMNARMQAVSQQNAFKISFPSNHEYTILDDDDNDGVADTGEAIQTKDIQSDYYDVTLSSTASVIFFGRGTANGATTTVSNSAGSKNVNVEITGYVKITN, from the coding sequence ATGACACGATGTCCTGAAAAAGGATTCTCGCTGATTGAGGTGGTTGTCGTTATTGCCTTGATGGCGATTATAGCGGCCTTTGCCGCTCCGAACTTCATGAACATGATGGTTCAGCGCAGGTTGAACGGGGCTGCCCGCCAGATCATGTCTGAGTTGATGAATGCGAGGATGCAGGCGGTCAGCCAGCAAAATGCGTTCAAAATAAGCTTTCCCAGTAATCATGAGTATACAATCCTGGATGACGACGATAACGATGGAGTCGCAGATACCGGTGAAGCTATCCAGACAAAAGATATCCAGTCGGATTATTACGACGTGACTTTGAGCAGCACGGCAAGCGTGATTTTTTTCGGCCGGGGAACTGCCAACGGGGCCACAACCACGGTTTCAAATTCTGCCGGTTCGAAAAATGTCAATGTTGAGATCACCGGCTATGTCAAGATCACAAATTGA
- a CDS encoding pilus assembly PilX N-terminal domain-containing protein, with translation MKKINPLTACLNSEKGMVLIVALLVAAVLIILGTTAFMTTTTDLKISSAKKQSDKAFYSAEAGLEEARGRMKANYTTSYRIDDTNPTDTGWMYFIGTESKSQALGFNSGNTLHSRTASLQTALGYTVAIKHQTDTSGNILYWGDTDGDGSCERNTSTGRNIYLVRSYGVYSGAQRAIEAEISKVPPITAPGALYVEATTTIQGTSTNVIGLDQCGGGTDMPGVVTTLDASTVSRTGNPVVSGSTSPTWSVQGGATNMDVQSIVDSWKGSADYVYNKVSTTDTGMNWGTPTLGATLQNPSSCSVNNVVYYNTYNGTNNTYIKLTGGSSGCGVLVVDGDLELHGNFTWYGVILVSGSITYSGGGNKNVTGAVIAGGSVDADLVGGNANIVYCSSAISDQTVNQPLRRLSWKLMGQ, from the coding sequence GTGAAAAAAATCAATCCTCTGACGGCATGTTTGAACAGTGAAAAAGGGATGGTGCTCATCGTTGCCTTACTGGTTGCAGCGGTCCTGATCATTCTGGGAACAACGGCGTTTATGACGACCACGACGGATCTCAAAATCAGCAGTGCTAAAAAGCAGAGCGACAAGGCCTTTTACAGTGCGGAAGCCGGTCTTGAAGAGGCTCGGGGCCGGATGAAGGCCAATTATACCACTTCATATCGCATCGATGATACGAATCCGACGGATACAGGCTGGATGTATTTTATCGGAACCGAGAGCAAGAGTCAGGCATTGGGATTCAACAGCGGCAACACTCTGCATTCGCGCACCGCAAGTCTCCAGACAGCTCTGGGATATACGGTAGCCATCAAACATCAGACGGATACTTCCGGCAACATCCTGTATTGGGGAGATACCGATGGCGATGGCAGCTGCGAAAGGAACACCTCAACCGGCCGGAATATCTATCTGGTGAGAAGTTATGGGGTATATTCCGGGGCGCAAAGAGCGATCGAGGCGGAAATCTCCAAGGTCCCGCCTATAACGGCTCCCGGCGCTCTTTATGTCGAGGCGACGACAACCATCCAGGGAACCAGCACCAACGTCATCGGCCTGGATCAGTGCGGCGGCGGTACTGATATGCCGGGCGTCGTCACGACCTTGGATGCATCGACAGTCAGTAGAACGGGAAATCCGGTGGTATCGGGTTCGACTTCTCCTACCTGGAGCGTCCAGGGTGGCGCCACCAATATGGACGTCCAGTCGATCGTTGACAGTTGGAAAGGATCGGCCGATTATGTCTACAATAAAGTCAGTACAACGGACACCGGGATGAACTGGGGAACGCCGACCTTAGGGGCGACATTGCAGAATCCATCGTCTTGCAGTGTCAACAATGTGGTCTATTACAATACATACAATGGCACGAACAACACGTACATAAAACTGACCGGCGGCAGTTCCGGATGCGGCGTCCTCGTTGTCGACGGGGACTTGGAGCTTCATGGTAACTTCACCTGGTACGGCGTCATCCTTGTTTCCGGTTCCATAACTTATTCCGGCGGCGGCAATAAGAACGTTACCGGGGCGGTTATTGCCGGGGGCTCCGTGGATGCGGACCTCGTCGGCGGCAATGCCAATATTGTTTATTGCAGTTCCGCAATCAGCGACCAGACGGTTAATCAGCCTCTAAGGCGTTTGAGTTGGAAATTGATGGGACAATAG